The Paenibacillus yonginensis genome segment TTTGAAGCCAAAAACATCCCGGTTTACGGACCGCGCAAAAACGCCGCGCATATCGAAGGCAGCAAAACCTTCATGAAGGACCTGCTCAAGAAATATAACATTCCCACGGCGGCTTACGAAAAATTCGGCAATTACGAGGCGGCTTTGGCTTATCTGCGTTCCCAGTCAGTTCCAATCGTGATTAAGGCGGATGGCCTTGCGGCGGGTAAAGGGGTTACGGTTGCTTTTACACGCGAGGAAGCGGAGCAAGCGCTTGCGGATATTATGGTGGACAAGGTGTTCGGCAGCTCCGGTAGCCAGGTGGTGATCGAGGAGTTTATGGAAGGCCAGGAAATGTCGATATTGGCCTTCGTAGATGGGGAAACCGTCCGGCCGATGGCAGCGGCCCAGGACCACAAGCAGGTCTTCGACGGCGATAAAGGGCCGAATACCGGGGGCATGGGGACTTACTCCCCGCTGCCGCATATCGACAACGCCATTATTGAAGAAGCGGTTGAAAAAATCATCAAACCGACCGCCAAAGCGATGGTTTCGGAAGGCCGGTCTTTCCGCGGCGTTTTGTTCGCTGGTCTGATGATTACGCCGGGCGGCGTGCCGAAGACGGTCGAGTTTAACGCCCGGTTCGGCGACCCGGAAACCCAGGTCGTGCTGCCGCGCCTGAAAAGCGACCTGCTCGACATTTTCCTGGCTTCGCTGAACGGTACGCTTGACCAGGTCGAGATCGAGTGGAGCGAAGAGGCGGCGGTCTGCGTCGTGTTGGCTTCGCCGGGATATCCGGCTTCTTATCCGAAAGGCCTGGTCATTTCGGGTCTGGATACGGTCTCCGAAGCCGAGGCTTTGGTGTTCCATGCGGGTACGTCGAGGAACGAAGCCGGAGAATGGCTGACAAGCGGCGGCCGCGTGCTGGGCGTCGTGGGCCGCGGCCGCGACATTGCCGCCGCCAGGGAGCGGGCTTACAAAGCTGCGGAAAAGATCCAATTCGAAGGCAAACATCAACGTTCCGACATTGCGGCTAAAGCTTTGGTTTAAGCTGTTGAAATAAATACAGAAGCCGCCGGCAGTCTGATTGATCAGACCGCCGGCGGCTTTCTTTTTTAACCTCTTAACTTACTCTTTGGACGTATCCTCTTGCACGGCATCTTCTTTAATTAAGGAGAGAAATAGTTCATGATAATAAACATTTTCGCCTTTACGGCGAGAGACGTACGGCTGAATTAAAGCTTCAAAGTCCCTCATGAACTGGGCGGCTTCTTCTTCGGTCATGTAGATGGTATTGTGGGTCAGT includes the following:
- the purD gene encoding phosphoribosylamine--glycine ligase, encoding MDILVVGGGGREHAICWALSKSPKADKIYCAPGNAGIGQIAELVPIQVNEFERLTAFAEDKKVGLVVIGPDDPLAEGIVDVFEAKNIPVYGPRKNAAHIEGSKTFMKDLLKKYNIPTAAYEKFGNYEAALAYLRSQSVPIVIKADGLAAGKGVTVAFTREEAEQALADIMVDKVFGSSGSQVVIEEFMEGQEMSILAFVDGETVRPMAAAQDHKQVFDGDKGPNTGGMGTYSPLPHIDNAIIEEAVEKIIKPTAKAMVSEGRSFRGVLFAGLMITPGGVPKTVEFNARFGDPETQVVLPRLKSDLLDIFLASLNGTLDQVEIEWSEEAAVCVVLASPGYPASYPKGLVISGLDTVSEAEALVFHAGTSRNEAGEWLTSGGRVLGVVGRGRDIAAARERAYKAAEKIQFEGKHQRSDIAAKALV